One region of Eubalaena glacialis isolate mEubGla1 chromosome 6, mEubGla1.1.hap2.+ XY, whole genome shotgun sequence genomic DNA includes:
- the IL20RB gene encoding interleukin-20 receptor subunit beta, translated as MVLEEIETSLIMWFSYALIPCFLVDGVAVLPAPQNLSVQSTNMKHVLTWSPVIVPEEIIHYSVEYQGEYESLYMSHIWIPSSWCSPTQGPECDITDDITATVPYSLRVRATLGSLTSAWSTLKHPFNRNSTILTPPGMEITKDGFHLVIKLEDLGPQFEFFVAYWKREPGAKEHVKMVRHGGILVHLETMEPGAAHCVKVRTFVKAIGRHSAFSQTECVKVQGETLPLALALFSFVGFMLILVAVPVSVWKMGRLLRHSCCPSVMLPDTLKITNSPQKLISCRREEVEACVAAGLSSEELLRAWI; from the exons ATGGAGTGGCTGTTctgcctgcccctcagaaccTCTCTGTACAATCAACCAACATGAAGCATGTCTTGACGTGGAGCCCAGTGATTGTGCCTGAAGAAATAATACACTATTCTGTCGAGTACCAAgg AGAGTACGAGAGCCTGTACATGAGCCACATCTGGATCCCCAGCAGCTGGTGCTCGCCCACCCAAGGGCCCGAGTGTGACATCACTGATGACATCACTGCCACTGTACCGTACAGCCTCCGGGTCAGGGCCACCCTGGGCTCACTGACCTCAGCCTGGAGCACGCTGAAGCACCCCTTTAATCGAAACTCAA CCATCCTCACCCCACCTGGGATGGAGATCACCAAGGATGGCTTCCACCTGGTTATTAAGCTGGAAGACCTGGGGCCACAGTTTGAGTTCTTCGTGGCCTACTGGAAGAGAGAGCCTGGTGCCAAG GAACACGTCAAGATGGTGAGGCACGGGGGCATTCTGGTGCACCTGGAAACCATGGAGCCAGGGGCTGCACACTGCGTGAAGGTCCGGACGTTCGTGAAGGCCATCGGGAGGCACAGTGCCTTCAGCCAGACAGAATGTGTCAAGGTGCAAG GAGAGACCCTGCCGCTGGCACTGGCTCTGTTCTCGTTTGTGGGCTTCATGCTGATCCTCGTGGCTGTGCCGGTCTCCGTCTGGAAAATGGGCCGGCTGCTCCGGCACTCCTGTTGCCCCTCCGTGATGCTCCCCGACACCTTG aaaataacCAATTCCCCCCAGAAGCTAATCAGCTGCAGAAGGGAAGAGGTAGAAGCCTGTGTGGCGGCCGGGCTGTCTTCTGAGGAGCTCCTTAGGGCCTGGATCTAG